Within Xiphias gladius isolate SHS-SW01 ecotype Sanya breed wild chromosome 5, ASM1685928v1, whole genome shotgun sequence, the genomic segment GAAAGATGATGTGACGCCGCACGTAATTCAGACGCGGCTGTTTGTCCAGTCTTTTTTTATCACATGTCAGAGACAGTCTTCAGTCCGGCACATAAGCAGCTGCCGTTTGCTTTCTCACATTTGAACAAtctaaaaacaccaaaatggGTAATGGAAAGTGGTCAACAACATGAACTAGACTGAAACTTCCAGACTTGTTTTAAAACCGCGGTCAATCAGTCCGGGGCTGCAACTGAGGGCCGTTTTCATAATCGATTGATTATTTAGTTTGATAAACGTGAGGATACGGTGTCAGTTCCCCACCACAGTTTCCAGAAAAGACgttcttcagatgtcttgttttgtcgAACCGACAGTCCAAGACCTAAAGAGATTCAgcttaaaaagacagaaaacagagaagagcagcGAATCCTCCTCAGGGCTTCTATAATCTGTCGAGtctgtacattttgtgtgtctttaattCAGTGAGTAGTGAGTTGTTGGTTCTTGAGAACAAGCTTAATTTATGGCTTTCTCATGGTGGaatgattagttgattcattGAGTGGTTGATTGACAACATGATTTGACAACAATCCTGGTTAACTGTTTAAATCTCTTGTAAAACTAAAACCACAGACTGAAGTTAGATTTGACATAATGAACAACTTTGTCCTCACCAGGAGTCATCACCACCATCTCAAAGATGACGAAGATGTGCGTCCTGCGGCTGACCCCGGACAACCTCTTCTTCGTTCTGTCTGGTAAAGTGGCCAATGGAGGGGTCAGCATGTGGTGCGAACTGTCGCAGGTAAGAGCGCGCGCCAGGCTCGGCTCGGCGCTTCAGCTGCGGGGAAAAACCGGCGTCACGGGAGACGGGCAGAGTGGAGACAGATTTGGGAGGAGCTTGGAAACGAGAGGAGAGGAACTGACAGGGAAAATCTTATTTCCTCTCTTATTTGGCAAAGAAGACGGCGAAtcgtcacatttgagaagctgaaaccagaggatgtttgatgttttagctcacaaaacaaaaaaaaagattaatcaaatCATTCCTCTATACAATAGTGTCagttttcaaaagacaaaagcGTCAGtaccttaaaaaaataaaactgcaaataccTGCAGGGCTCAGTATCACCGggttctttttttgtgatttgggtgaagtGGCCCTTTTATTCTTGTAGCTCATTCAATCATTTCCGTGCGTCCTTCATCCCCGCAGGCCAACTTCTTTGATGAGTACCAGATGGAGGGCGTGTCCCCCGAGGCCAATGAGATTTGTCTGGAGGTGACTCCGGAGAACCTGTCCAGGGCCCTGAAGACGGTCCAGAACGCCAAGGCCGTCAAAGTTAAACTGACCAAGAAGCACTGTCCCTGCCTCACCATCGCTGCAGAGCTGGTGAGAGCGCGACGGTGACTTTTGTAATCTCTGCAGCAACATGCGCGCAGCGGTATGCACACGACCCCAAAACGACTGTACTGGTGGGAACGAAAGACAGATATTGTCCTGCAGGACGGACTGTCCTTCTACATCCACATCAGGCCTCagatttctttaatttattaaatttaaaaaaagttgtacttataagtgtttatttctgtattacACGGTTTGATAATATCATTGCTCTGTTGATTTTCTTTATGTCCTATTACTTAAATCtgaaataacagattttttttttgggtcaggCAGAAACAAGCTTCAAACAGGACATTGACGTATCACCTCTTAAGTTGATAtggtaaaatgaaaatgttcaggAGTCTGTGGGGGTGATGAACCTGCAGAGAACTATCAGCTGATTCTGCAGCTTCGCTCATCATGTTCCttttgtaactgctggatgtggaaacgAGAAAGTGTCTGCTAAAAAGTGTGACCGAGTGACTGAGTGATGTCCTCCCTTGGTTCTGTCCAGCCCACCCTGTCCAGCGTCAGTCGAGTCGTCACTCACGACGTCCCGGTTGACGTCATCCCCCGGAGACTCTGGCATGAATTCAAAGAACCAAGCATGCCAGACTTTGATGTAAGTCCCATCTCTAGGAAGTGCAGTACGTGTCCAAATACTATGGAGACATTATCCTTTTAAACACATTTAGCTTTTTAAGGACAAATTTCAGAGGATAGTATTCCTCCAAATTCGTGCAGGagacatttaaatttttcattgcCGACGACTTCAGTGCAAAAGATGTCTCGTCATATATCTGTCCTCGCAGGTCAGTATCTACCTGCCCCCTCTGAAGACCATGAAGAACGTCGTGGACAGGATGAAGAACCTCTCCAACTTCCTGGTAGGATGGCAGTCCTCCAAACTTCACCTAAGTTCATGGTGTTTTcaaggctgaaaaaaatgatccagctaatttaaaatttatttaaagcatTGACATCATCCTAAATATAGAATTTAGAGgctttaattaaacaaaacGTCCACTAATATGGTGAAAAACGTTGATGcagattttgaaaatgaaaaagaaaaaacccaaaatgtgtCACCAGAAACAGTGAATGGATGTTAGTAAAGTCACTTCTGTTTTCTTAAGATTTTATAGGACTACCTGCACTTCCTACTAAAGCTCCCTTTGAACAGGATTTATTTCTTCTCTTATGGAGCCAGGAcgattttgatatttcttgtgCTTGTCGGTGATTTTAATCCCACCCTGACTTGTATATGgataatttttctttaaagttaaagtttCAGTTTGCTCGATGTAAAttaaccctgtgtgtgtgtgtgtgtgtgtgtgtgtttgtatcaggTAATCGAGGCCAACCTGAACGGAGAGATGAACCTGAAGATCGAGACAGATCTGGTTTCTGTCACCACTCACTTCAAAGACCTGGGGAACCCTCCGTGGGGTGAAAACTGTTTTGTAgtgtcagactgaaatatctcaacaactgttggacgGATTGAGATCAAATGTAGCCCAGAGATTCGTGTCCCTCAGAGGATAAATCTGGTCCTCTGAGCTTTCATCCAGCACCACCGTGacgattttttattttattttgtccattactttgattaatgaccaaatacctgcaaaagtaattagcaaatgctaaaatgctgatatGCAacactaagatggtaaacatggtGAACAgtgtacctgctaaacatcagcacgcCAGCATTGTTAccgtgagcatgttagcatgctgacattagcatttagctcgaaGCATCGCTGTGCCTAGTACAGCTTTTCCTCTGCTACTTCTTAAGCTTTATGATTTAAGATTTAGCTTTTTGTGTTGGggacatttttgcctttattgttATAGTGTATTGTAGTGAGGAGCAGACAGCTAATGTAGGAAGAGGGTGAGAGGAATGACATGCAAGAAAGTCCCTCGGCTGCATTTGAAGCACGACGTTACAGTGATGTGGTACGTGTCTTAAGTTCCTAGGGCCACGTTTTTTTGGGGAGTCCTCGGTGTGGGGACCCCGGCTGTGCTGATGCAGAGgtttcatcaaaaataaatgaggagGATGCACTTTCTCATGCAGTGCTGGTCTGATCCCGTCCTCGAGATCTCCAGAAATTTGTTTCAAGATCAGCAGGTTAAATGTGCCAGAAAACCTTTTTCCCAGCTTGTGGCGAAGCTCACAGTGGTTCAGGTTCTGGTTCCACGACCGGGCTCAGGCCCCTTTCGGGGAACAGGTTTCACTCATTCACTTgatttctcttcctcctccactcatctccctccacccctctctGCTTCCCGTCCCTCCAGGTGACGACGCCTCACAGGAGGGCAGCGCGTCTCAGAGCAGGGACCTGGAGGCCATGGCCGAGGCCAGAGTGGACATCCGGAGGCTGCAACAGTTCCTCATTGGGCAGCAGGTCAACCCCAGCAAGGCCATGTGCAGTAAGTTGGCCCCCATCTCTTCACCCAGTGCAAGGTTTGAAACACTGGGATTATTCACACAGCAAGAAATCAGCATTATAAAAGGAGACAAGTTTGAAACAGCACATGGTTTTGATGCAGGAAAATCTCTCCCATTATTTTCAGTGAAGTGCATTGACGTGAGCCGTACAGGGGAAAAACCCTCAGCCATGACATTCAAAAATGGCTGTTGTCAAGTGAAAATCCCTTAGCTCCATAATGAAAAACAGCCCAGATTCAATTCATTCAGACCTTTTGGTCTGAtttatgaatgttttctttttttgactcTTAAATTTGttcataaaaactgaataacGGAATAATGAGAAAACTTTACTATCTGATTCGTGACAAATGTGGACAGATGTCTGATTGGTCCTTACCCACCAGTAAACCTTAATGTGGGAcactgaaaagcagcaaattctcacatttgaaaacctggaacaatgaaatgtttggcattcttacttgaaaaaaaatgacttgagcGGTTCGTCGATTATCGGAATAGTTGCCAGCTactttttctgcctctccagTCATCTATCTAATGACTAGATCAAAGTGCTGTGACAGGTCTAGATAAACGGAGCCTGTCTACAGTAGATGATGTCAGGAGTGGTAGTATTAATGCCAGGAATCGTGgctgaaaacagtttaaaaatctcagttttaaaaagcaaatgtcCTTGTAACAGTAATTTTGCACTGTGATAATGTTACTTTTTCCTCAAGTAAAGGATTTGACTGTTTGTTCCATCGCTGGTTAAATCTTATTTCCACCGACGTCGCCCTCCTTTCCCCTCAGACATTGTCCATCAGAGGGTCGTCCACCTGATTCTGCTGCATGAAGACGTGTCGCTCCAGTATTTCATCCCCGCTGTGGCGTAGACGATCTGCAGACCACACGAGCCATTTCTGCTCTCTGTGAGTTTGAGGAAAGGAAAAGTGGGCTGCAAACCTTTCTAGGGTGTTTCCCCACATGGCAAAGGAATCCTCTTTCACGTGGAACCCAGAATGAGAAAAAACTCACAATGTCTGGAAGCCTGTCCTTAAATTTGAATGAGACCGAGCTTAGTTCCGGTCGTCACGGTGGACCTCAGGAAGACTTTACCCACTGGCCTTCGGTGGCAGTATGGACATGCTGGTAAATACAAATTTATGAAGGAGGAAGGTGCAAACAAGTTGCATTTGGACACTTAAGATACtagaaaaaaccaaacaaactttGCACAGTAATTGTTTGGGAGGTATGGATtgttatgtgtttttcattaaaagtgatgaaaattGGAACATTtccatttaagtaattttttaaaaatctagatcacacacacacacacacacacacccctaccTAGGGGCgtttagtttggttttatttaattcgttttcatttatttatttcaactttCACACAgtacaaatgcattttcattGGTGGTGCTCAGAGCCTCCAAAAATGACCTTTTAAGAAACTAATCAGTGCTGTGACAATCAAGCGACAATTTCACAGTCAACAAGTTTTTACTTGAATGACTTTGTACAGAAGAATTGGTCCCTGTGAAAACGGTTGCTAGTGAGGTTTGTCCAAAGTTTTACATAAAATTGATACTACGTGCGTCTTTAAATGCCACTAGCTTTAAATAAATGGAATTTTGGCAAACTGACCCTTTAATCCACTGGGAACGATACGACGACAAAGCTTGACCATATCACCAGGAATCGGGACTGAATATACGTTTGTTTTCACAGAAGACAGTCTGACACGTCCCAGGAGGAAAAGCATAGGTGTAAATGggaaatgaatgatggctggaTTCCATTCATCCGCTGATATTGCTCACGTGGTCTCACTGTCTCcctgtcatggcttactgggacacttgaacagaacagaaacagtGTTCTTGCCAACACCCGGGCCTTTCCTaccatgacaagtcaaaacgtCTTAAGTCAGACGCCCTCGCTTTGAGAAAAGCGCAATATAAGTGCAGCTCATTTACCATCCATGACCCTTCGTTCAAATGACAAATCCCCATTTTAATGGTCCATTGGTCTTTTAACAGAATCTAGTTGGGTTTATGTCCTTTTGCTGTAACTACTTTTGGGTTGGTTCTTTTTTAGTGTACAAACTTTTATTTCGCTGTACATTTCATCATGTATAGGAACGGGTGACAAATTATTATTTGCAAATTATATTGTCACCATTATAAAGACGGGCCCAGGGGATCgatgtgcataaaaacagggaGGGAACAATGAAACTATAAGAGTTCAAGTTACTCAGTTCAGAGTCctctaataataatgatacagcTTTATTCATATGGCGTTATGCAGGAGGGGAAAAGTTGGTAATGTGCAATGCAAGAAATaggaacattaaaaacaacagttcaaagagaaatatgggaacaaaaataatagtaaataaaatgacaactaATAGTGTAGTTGAGGTTAAAATCTAACACAAGTGTCtaagtaaaagaaacatttaaaagttgtACCCGAGGTTCACATTCTTCACTCCACGTGGAGGCTGTTTCCCAGTATGGGGCCTGATGAACCAAACGCAGCACCGCTGTAGGATTGAGTACGGGACcgacttagattcatcaggtgaggGACCATGcggctctgtagctgctgcgTGTGGGGAAAAATGTCCAGGTGCAACGTGTGCGACGAAAGATGATAAGTCAGTGTTGCTTTCACAACTTGTTtgcgctgcccccaagtggacaaaaacacaaaacaacaaaagaaaaaaaaacggtaaTTGCGggtttaagtttattttattcaattgCTTCTATTCTTCATTTTAATACGTATTTCCTGTGAAGCTTATTTTGAAAGGACCCTAGTCGGACGTGATTAACGTCAATCGACAGTAACGGAAAAGTGTGAGCGCAACGGTAGCTGGCGGTGTTTTGTGTTAATTGAAAGGCTGAGTGGGAAAGGTGAGTTATCTTTTTCTTCGTCGAAGATGAAACAAGGTGAGTTTAATTATTTCATGTGTCTGTAAAGTCTTTTgagttactttaaaaataagcTAAAGCTAGCTAAGTTTTCGTCGTTAGCAAATTGTTAACGGTCACTTTGAGGCTGGtatctattttctttcttttcgtcgttttacttttctgtctgttagCTCTAACGTCGGTTCATTTAAGTTTAAACGAAGTGTATGGATAACATGTATTAGACTATAGGTTTCGACCAGCTTCGTTCAGGTGGAAGCCGGTTGAGTATTTTTCTGCTAACGGTCGAACTAACTGCCGAAGTCGCGGCGGCTTTTTTAAGCTAGCCTCTGTTCCAACCGTCTGCCAgacagttatttttaattttctttttttaaagattaatcACTTTCCTGTGGTTTTTTGCCCATATTCTAACGTAAACGAGTATCTATTACTGAGCTGGACAGTAAAATCTCAACAGCCGGTCATTTTAGTAAAGAtgaaaccactttttttttgttgctttttttggttgcttgtttcttttcatttaggTTATGTTTACTGCAGCGGATAAACTTGACAGAGATGTAAAGATATCAGTAGTGAAGCAgccatttgttttattcatgatgTTGATTTGTGTCCCTGTCATTTTTCCCGGGGCTGTAAGGGGAGGTTTGTTGAACTGTAGATCCAGATGTTGAAACAGCGGAGCTGAGGTTGAGGATACAGGATGCTACGTTTAGACAGCTGAGCAGTGGCAGTGTAGGGGTCACAGACGTCTGATTCTCTCATCCTGTCTTTGTATCACTCTGGTTCTTTAGAGCTGATGTGAGACAGGTCATCAGCaacctgaagaagaagaaaaccaaagTGTCTCCTGACAGAAGCATCAACATCTTCCACTGTCTGATAGAGATGAACGACCGCTCAGTACATCAGGAGATCCAAGAGTTCCTGAAGTCAGAGAACAGATCAAAGAAGGAACTCCCTGAGATCCACTGCTCAGCTCTGGCTTACATGCTGCAGATGTCAGAGGAGGTTCTGGATGAGTTGGACCTGAAGAAGTACAGAACATCAATAAAGGGAAAACAACGATTGCTTCCAGCTGTGAGGAACGGCAGAAAGGCTCAGTGAGTCCACATGTGATTATCACCATTATAAAGCCATCAATATTACAGCCAAGTGTAGAGCAAATGTATGTaaagtgcatgtgtgcaaaGAGTCTAACGCTTTCAACACATCAAATTATAAACCTTACACATAGTAAAAGTGTTGGTAGTAAACCAACTAGTTGCCAAAATTGTAAGAGTGGTTCTccctaaaaatgtatttgaatttttatgaaAGCTTTCAGACTAAGAACAGCTTCATTTTATAGtagctgtgtttacagcttcaGGAACTAGGATTTGTGTTGCAAAAGTCAGCATTTTATTACCACAGACAGCAACATTTCATAGAAGACACGGTGTCTGCAGAATGTTTCCATAATGTGCATGTACATTCAGTTGGcattttattaggtacacctagctaaaactaagtCGATCTAATTCAACAGTCCCGCAAAAAAATCCTCCATCATCAAAGTTcctaatgttcagtttgttttcaaactATTTCAGAGATGTTGATTTAACTGCACGATCATTCTAGAGGATGTCgtttttggtgctgttgaataGTGGTATAttagaggtgtttctgttttaacttACACTCATGGATATAAATGGGTTGgagaaaatattagaaacacatgtgggtataacacaatacaactCTAGTGATCTTGTTTCCATTAACTTCAGCTACAGTGAGACTCCACCCGAGAAATGTTGTATTCTATTTCCCACAAGGGCGTAGGTCTCAGAGAGTCTTCAACCAAAGTAAATTCTAGTTCCTGCATTTGCATGCTGTTATGTaattctagaaaaaaaaaaacaattatcatTAAACTGGATAAAAtagtgcgtgcgtgtgtgtgtaaaatgtcagtaaagcACTTTCTGCTCATAAAGCTCAATAGCTGTTAGTGTCTGGAAATAACTGAAGGCAGGTCAGATCAGGGGCTTCTGAAAGGTGCAGGAGACAAGTCCCCGAATCCCCAGTAGAACAATCTGAagtattaattattattttaatgcgTCACCAATGATTAAACTTAGTTTCAGTCAGTAAACTCCCCTGGAACAGATTATTATGTAAATGTAGAATAAGCACAGCATTAACCGTTTGGTGTCTAGGCCCTGACCTCGTCACTCCCCACCAGGAAACATCAGCTCTGCTCAGCAGGGTGTTAGGAGTGACCATACTAACTCCTGGATAACCGGTGTCACCAAGTCTGGGTTCACCAGCTGGGAGCTCCTCCATGTGAAACGGGGGGAGTTTCTATTTACCAGCGACATCGTTACAACCACGAATGACGTGTTAATACGAAATAGGATGAAACGCCGATATACCCGCAGGAATATTCAGGTACAGCCACAGAAAACGGTGATGTCCCAGAGGCTGAAATGTAAGCAATATAATCATAAAAGTGGAATAGAATAAGAAGTTTCAGAAATGAGAAATTTCCAAATAGTGAAGCAAAGCTGAGGTTCCAAATAAGTGTGGGGATTGTTATGTGTTCAGTACGTCTGAAGCACAGAgtgagtgtttttattgtgatgaTGGAAAAACTCTTctcaacacacaacacaaagacaacagagggtttagtttttatttccgGTTATCATCACAAAGTCTCCTCGTGTTATTCTGAGCCGCAGTGACGGAATCAGGTTGTAAAAGCATCGACATTGTCAGGAATCCTGCTGGGAATTGAACTTTAGCTGTAATCATCATTATGTCATTTAGTGTGATGAACTCTgccttgtttattttaaaaccagTGATAAATGGAAAGCCTGCAACAGCAAATCGATGTGACTGATCTATAAAAATGTCTATCGCTCTCTGTTATCTGTCACATTACTGTAAACACTTCTGTCCCTGTCAGGACCCGTAAGAATGATGACGCCATGTTTCAAGCGGTCTGATTTGCCAGTGGTCGGGCTGTTGACAAGTTTTTGATCTAATCCTCTGAACCCGTGCAGCATGGGGTTACCACGGAGATCCGACCCGGTTAAAAGTGAGCCGGCTTCATGACGCCAGAAGAGGGCTGGACTTCAGGTGGTATCACACCAAGATCTCCTGCAATACTTTTATAGAACCAGAAGCTGTTTTGGCTTCGTGATCCACAGGGTCCGACTCTCTCTCCTGCTTACTGTTTGTGTACCTGTTGACCTGGGTGGCGAGCTGCTGCATTCAACCGCCCTCACTGGGACAATGATTtcggtttgttttgttttcgaGAAAACTGCAGAGGCCATCGTGTTCTTAAGCTGACACAAATAATCGGATGTTGTGTAGGTGTCATGTAGAATTATTGTTCTGCAAGTCTTTCCAGAAATCTGTTTTTAGTCAGGTTATCTATTATttctagtttatttttattgaaccGATATCGTGTTGTTCCATATATTTTTGAACTGCACTCAGTCTGTCCGATGTCGGTCAGATTTCTATAGGATTAAAGTgaattcacatttctttttcctcactaCAGACGACATTGTGGGTTATGTAGAGCAGATCTGCACATTTTTAAACCTGCTCTTCAGAGGCAGAGAATTTCTTGGGTATAACTGACTACAGGAAATCTTACTGCCACAATAAAATCAGCAGAACAAATGGTTTTCTGAGCATGagcatttcattttaactttgtGGGGACATACTGAAACACTGTAGgcattacagacacacacacctctccgTTTTCTCTCCCATCATCTGCAAAGATGAACCTGAAACAGAGAATCCCATTAAAAGTCAGCAGGTGTGACGGTGAGCATGGTTTTTGGTCCATGTCAAACTGTAACGGAAGAATAACTGGACCTTGATTTGAAGAGTTAATCACAATATGACACATCGATGTTACTTTCATTAGCCAGATGTTTTTGTCCAAAGCCACTTTGACTTTCTCACATAAATTGGGAGCAACTTtgggttcagtgttttgctcGAGGACACAGACATGTTGACAGGAGGATTTCAGGGTTCAAACCACCAACCACCACCTGAGCTACTGCTTCCATCTCAGTCTGCCTTGTCATCAAAACATGTAGAGTATAGAGTCTATAAACTAGAATATATGATAAAAgttgttgttggttttaaattttaaatattaaatgatttTGTTGTTATCTGTAATCACAGACTTTCTGGCTGTGGACTCTCAGAGACTCACTGTGAAGTCATGGCCTCAGCTCTGAAGTCCAGACCCTCCCATCTGAGAAAACTGGACCTGAGTCTCAACAACCTGCGGGATTCAGATGTGAAGGATCTGTCTGGTCTTGTGAAGAGTCCAGACTGTAGACTGGAGACTCTGAGGTCAGTAGAGCGTTGGAGTCGGTCCCTGCTGCTTTCAGCAGTATTGTACTAAACACAGTTGGTATCAAAGCAAAGATCCAGTGTTTCCTGTAAACCTCCGACCTTCTCAGTGGCTGCTTTCCTCAGTGAAGCTGTGAGAGGAGAGTGGTGACAGGCTTCAGGATTGGAcgggaagacagacagagagagagagggagaggacagtcagccaatcagatcagCCAGAAGCTTGTTGTGGTCATGTGTTTGATGTGTTCGCGTCTACAGGAAACAAAGCTGGTGGTCCTCATTCAT encodes:
- the hus1 gene encoding checkpoint protein HUS1 isoform X1 yields the protein MKFRGKIVDIACLNHFTRVITTISKMTKMCVLRLTPDNLFFVLSGKVANGGVSMWCELSQANFFDEYQMEGVSPEANEICLEVTPENLSRALKTVQNAKAVKVKLTKKHCPCLTIAAELPTLSSVSRVVTHDVPVDVIPRRLWHEFKEPSMPDFDVSIYLPPLKTMKNVVDRMKNLSNFLVIEANLNGEMNLKIETDLVSVTTHFKDLGNPPWGDDASQEGSASQSRDLEAMAEARVDIRRLQQFLIGQQVNPSKAMCNIVHQRVVHLILLHEDVSLQYFIPAVA
- the hus1 gene encoding checkpoint protein HUS1 isoform X2; its protein translation is MGVITTISKMTKMCVLRLTPDNLFFVLSGKVANGGVSMWCELSQANFFDEYQMEGVSPEANEICLEVTPENLSRALKTVQNAKAVKVKLTKKHCPCLTIAAELPTLSSVSRVVTHDVPVDVIPRRLWHEFKEPSMPDFDVSIYLPPLKTMKNVVDRMKNLSNFLVIEANLNGEMNLKIETDLVSVTTHFKDLGNPPWGDDASQEGSASQSRDLEAMAEARVDIRRLQQFLIGQQVNPSKAMCNIVHQRVVHLILLHEDVSLQYFIPAVA
- the hus1 gene encoding checkpoint protein HUS1 isoform X3, which gives rise to MTKMCVLRLTPDNLFFVLSGKVANGGVSMWCELSQANFFDEYQMEGVSPEANEICLEVTPENLSRALKTVQNAKAVKVKLTKKHCPCLTIAAELPTLSSVSRVVTHDVPVDVIPRRLWHEFKEPSMPDFDVSIYLPPLKTMKNVVDRMKNLSNFLVIEANLNGEMNLKIETDLVSVTTHFKDLGNPPWGDDASQEGSASQSRDLEAMAEARVDIRRLQQFLIGQQVNPSKAMCNIVHQRVVHLILLHEDVSLQYFIPAVA